A window of Hippoglossus stenolepis isolate QCI-W04-F060 chromosome 18, HSTE1.2, whole genome shotgun sequence contains these coding sequences:
- the gtf3c4 gene encoding general transcription factor 3C polypeptide 4 has protein sequence MAAVSPSDSGTSLPRDVVIKTEPEVEAETESGLASGSEGPPVKRDPVVPLLSPVSGLQPLAWSQDHRLAVCTTSSLALMELVCDVHSGKQELMLHRTSIPVPGEATRLRVGTAEEHSKMVEKFSTHPVPTVRQVFLADRVMNPSVVAHKGIKYASWSPLGCDSNGRCLLACLTLDHRLTIHNSYKRLEWSMLVNLTKRYSERLKERGYARKDNEPPQENLQDFEELQRRFRMQTPLRMEWSSIYTIKQVQPDNTGMDLEMVLLAVLMENGDLVLWKFDLPFVNGDDVMFYDIIESGVIRPSNLAWWEYENSDRRMSGLIIGSEVGPVKIMPVSLTGVKGYFTLRHPVILWKDCDEIAVENIKCVQMIHPIHKCSCSLIVASRGCYVFWCLLMISPAGLNVHNSHVVGLHSLPVVSLAVSQHGVAVYSCSIDGCIKKLTPTFTENTLIFKQDDMMRLENLTGRRIHGIAVSHNGAYIAMVSTQGMVDSHHPITRTYQVHFLTLKTPESAAALLLKSPVQNLYKLADLLDIVRWQILKNKCIPSALQEELDQRIQEVDSPYLWRFKLFLVRILYQSLQSPPTDHRWKPSQVGSKVFIRDADEEDGEDEEDCVLEEGDSVGGKPEKEENREEQMAEVQAWVNSVESHLMRENMKKVLGVVYLNTWIAQNTSIPTCGLVEYLAKDTNDRNSEILIGHMKKKINKQTFPEHCSLCQAVLPFTDHKQAICENGHMWLRCVLSYQACQTLTFRRCLLLDSIARLPKPEDPEWIKKILQAPCTLCDSPMI, from the exons ATGGCGGCCGTCAGTCCGTCAGACTCGGGGACGTCGCTTCCCAGAGACGTGGTGATCAAGACGGAGCCGGAGGTGGAGGCGGAGACGGAGAGCGGGCTGGCGTCCGGCTCGGAGGGGCCGCCGGTGAAGCGGGACCCCGTGGTGCCGCTCCTGTCCCCGGTCAGCGGGCTGCAGCCGCTCGCCTGGTCGCAGGACCACCGCCTGGCCGTGTGCACCACCAGCTCCCTGGCGCTGATGGAGCTGGTGTGCGACGTCCACAGCGGGAAACAGGAGCTGATGCTGCACCGGACCTCCATCCCCGTCCCCGGCGAGGCCACCAGACTGCGG GTGGGAACAGCGGAAGAGCATTCAAAAATGGTGGAGAAGTTCAGCACGCATCCGGTCCCCACCGTGAGGCAAGTTTTTCTGGCCGACAGAGTGATGAACCCGTCAGTGGTTGCGCACAAGGGAATAAAGTATGCCAGTTGGTCTCCGTTAGGTTGTGACTCTAATGGACGGTGTTTGCTCGCGTGCCTAACGCTGGACCACAGACTTACCATTCATAACAGCTACAAGCGCCTCGAGTGGAGCATGCTCGTCAATCTCACCAAAAGGTACAGTGAGAGGTTAAAGGAGCGAGGCTACGCCAGGAAAGACAACGAGCCGCCGCAGGAAAACCTGCAGGACtttgaggagctgcagcggcgCTTCCGTATGCAGACGCCCCTGAGGATGGAGTGGTCAAGCATTTACACGATCAAACAGGTTCAGCCGGACAACACGGGCATGGACTTGGAGATGGTCCTCCTGGCTGTCTTGATGGAAAACGGCGACCTTGTTTTGTGGAAGTTTGATTTGCCGTTTGTAAACGGGgatgatgtcatgttttatgACATCATCGAATCCGGTGTGATTCGACCCAGTAACTTGGCGTGGTGGGAGTATGAAAACTCAGATCGCCGGATGAGCGGCCTGATCATCGGCAGTGAGGTGGGACCAGTTAAGATCATGCCGGTCAGCCTGACGGGAGTGAAGGGCTACTTCACCCTGCGACACCCTGTCATCCTCTGGAAGGACTGCGATGAGATAGCTGTGGAAAACATCAAATGCGTCCAGATGATCCACCCGATCCATaaatgcagctgcagcctcatcGTCGCCTCACGGGGATGTTACGTCTTTTGGTGTCTGCTCATGATTTCACCGGCCGGACTTAATGTGCACAACTCTCACGTGGTGGGGCTTCACTCGCTCCCCGTGGTCTCGCTAGCGGTCAGTCAACATGGCGTTGCAGTGTATTCATGCTCCATAGACGGGTGTATAAAAAAGCTGACACCTACATTTACTGAGAATACTTTGATTTTCAAACAAGACGACATGATGCGACTCGAAAACCTGACAGGGCGGCGGATACATGGGATTGCGGTAAGCCACAATGGAGCGTATATTGCAATGGTCAGCACACAAGGTATGGTGGACAGCCACCATCCAATCACCAGGACCTACCAGGTTCACTTTTTGACCCTGAAAACGCCAGAAAGTGCAGCAGCACTGCTGCTAAAGTCTCCCGTACAGAACTTGTACAAACTGGCTGACCTGCTTGACATCGTGAGGTGGCAAATTCTGAAAAACAAGTGCATCCCTTCAGCACTGCAGGAAGAGCTTGACCAAAGGATCCAGGAAGTAGACTCGCCCTACTTGTGGCGTTTCAAGCTCTTTTTGGTTCGTATACTTTACCAGTCTCTGCAGTCACCTCCGACAGATCATCGCTGGAAACCCAGCCAAGTGGGAAGCAAAGTGTTTATAAGGGACGCAGacgaggaggatggagaggacgAAGAAGATTGTGTGCTAGAGGAAGGCGATTCTGTCGGAGGGAAGccggagaaggaggagaatcGCGAGGAGCAGATGGCGGAGGTGCAGGCTTGGGTTAACTCTGTAGAGAGTCACCTGATGAGAGAGAACATGAAGAAGGTGCTGGGGGTGGTGTACCTCAACACCTGGATCGCTCAGAACACCAGTATACCCACCTGTGGCCTGGTGGAGTACCTCGCCAAAGACACTAACGACAGAAATTCAGAG ATCCTGATTGGCCACATGAAGAAAAAGATTAACAAGCAGACGTTCCCGGAGCACTGCAGCCTGTGTCAGGCCGTACTTCCCTTCACCGACCACAAACAAGCGATCTGTGAAAATGGTCACATGTGGCTCAG gtgtgtgttgtCATACCAGGCCTGCCAGACGCTGACGTTCAGACGTTGCCTCCTGCTGGATAGCATCGCCAGACTGCCAAAGCCTGAGG ATCCGGAGTGGATCAAGAAGATCCTGCAGGCGCCCTGCACTCTCTGCGACTCGCCGATGATCTAG